A window of the Oncorhynchus masou masou isolate Uvic2021 chromosome 13, UVic_Omas_1.1, whole genome shotgun sequence genome harbors these coding sequences:
- the LOC135553066 gene encoding uncharacterized protein LOC135553066 → MEGSRISLHLLFFLLIGQASHTSITQPQTTNAIYPTDITSITQEEYNTSSSPTKATTGCLIKPQLGFIVVTCAGGLVLFLLVSTVVLASKVCSLRRQARAPRPARSNVDLVSGAGYWDTEHSEGGIVGPCDTSVMLEEVRLDGEEDEEQGEEEEEEREEEQAEGVRGQTGDARTTGEIAKQMQSSSSRDLCLEIPQDLENMPLVV, encoded by the coding sequence ATGGAAGGCTCCAgaatctctctccatcttctcttctTCCTACTGATTGGACAAGCTTCACACACCAGCATTACTCAGCCTCAGACCACGAATGCCATATATCCAACTGACATAACCTCAATTACCCAAGAGGAATACAACACCTCCAGCTCCCCCACAAAGGCCACCACGGGCTGCCTCATCAAGCCCCAGCTGGGCTTCATAGTGGTGACCTGCGCCGGGGGCCTGGTCCTGTTTCTGCTCGTCTCTACTGTGGTCCTGGCCTCCAAGGTGTGCAGTCTTAGGCGCCAGGCCCGTGCCCCTCGCCCTGCCCGCAGTAACGTGGACCTGGTGAGTGGCGCGGGCTACTGGGACACGGAGCACTCTGAGGGGGGCATAGTGGGGCCCTGTGATACCAGTGTCATGTTGGAGGAGGTCCGTTTGGATGGAGAAGAGGATGAAGAgcagggggaagaagaggaggaggaaagggaggaggagcaggcagaAGGGGTCAGAGGCCAAACAGGGGATGCGAGAACAACTGGCGAAATAGCCAAGCAGATGCAGAGTTCAAGCTCCAGGGATTTGTGTCTGGAAATCCCCCAGGATCTAGAGAACATGCCCCTAGTGGTGTGA